From Sporosarcina sp. Marseille-Q4943, the proteins below share one genomic window:
- a CDS encoding response regulator, translated as MGKRILIVDDAAFMRMMIKDILTKNNFEVVGEAADGAQAVEKYMELKPDLVTMDITMPEMDGIAALKAIKEKDPSATIIMCSAMGQQAMVIDAIQAGAKDFIVKPFQADRVVEAIQKALG; from the coding sequence ATGGGTAAACGTATTTTAATAGTAGATGATGCGGCTTTCATGCGTATGATGATCAAAGATATTTTGACGAAGAACAATTTTGAAGTGGTTGGTGAAGCCGCCGACGGTGCGCAAGCCGTTGAAAAATATATGGAATTGAAACCGGATCTAGTAACGATGGATATTACAATGCCTGAAATGGACGGTATTGCTGCGTTGAAAGCCATTAAAGAGAAGGACCCGTCAGCGACAATCATCATGTGTTCCGCTATGGGGCAGCAAGCAATGGTCATCGATGCAATCCAAGCAGGAGCAAAAGATTTCATTGTAAAGCCGTTCCAAGCTGACCGTGTCGTCGAAGCGATCCAAAAAGCTTTAGGTTAA
- the flhB gene encoding flagellar biosynthesis protein FlhB — translation MIRLDLQFFAGEKTEKATPKKRQDSRKKGQVLKSQDVTTAIVLLFVFLFLFFSAGFMKDRFFVFFTHSFTESISIKELDIDQAMILYIEMIVQMAYILLPVMAIAVIAGIVGNLMQFGLLFTAEPLKFDLKKIDPIKGLKRIFSIRALVELLKSLLKISFIGSVTTFLLMTNIEKVLGLAFKTPHDTLVIVGQLVALMGIVASFVLLFISILDYFYQKFDYEKNLRMSKQDIKDEYKNTEGDPIIKSRIKQRQREMAMRRMMQEVPQADVVITNPTHFAIALKYDDEKMDAPVVIAKGADFVAQKIKLIAKEHNIVMVENRPLARALYDDVEIGGRIPDQFFKTVAEILAYVYRIQRKI, via the coding sequence ATGATTCGTTTGGACTTACAGTTCTTTGCAGGCGAAAAGACAGAGAAAGCCACTCCGAAGAAACGACAGGATTCCCGTAAGAAGGGACAAGTATTAAAGAGCCAAGATGTAACTACTGCAATTGTTCTTCTTTTCGTATTCCTATTCCTTTTTTTCAGTGCCGGCTTCATGAAGGACCGGTTCTTTGTTTTTTTTACACATTCATTTACAGAGTCCATTTCAATCAAGGAATTGGATATCGATCAAGCAATGATTCTTTACATAGAAATGATTGTCCAAATGGCTTATATTCTCCTACCCGTTATGGCAATTGCGGTGATCGCCGGCATCGTTGGCAACCTGATGCAATTCGGATTGTTATTTACGGCTGAGCCGTTAAAATTCGATTTAAAAAAGATTGATCCGATTAAAGGATTGAAACGGATATTTTCCATTCGAGCCCTCGTTGAATTATTGAAGTCTTTGTTAAAGATCTCATTTATCGGATCAGTGACGACGTTCCTCCTGATGACAAACATCGAAAAAGTTTTAGGGCTGGCGTTCAAGACACCCCATGACACGTTGGTGATTGTCGGCCAGTTGGTCGCCTTAATGGGAATCGTCGCATCCTTCGTCCTCTTATTCATATCAATCTTGGACTATTTTTATCAGAAATTTGATTATGAAAAAAACTTACGGATGTCCAAACAGGATATTAAAGATGAGTATAAAAATACAGAAGGGGATCCAATCATCAAATCGCGCATTAAACAGCGTCAAAGGGAAATGGCGATGCGAAGGATGATGCAGGAAGTGCCTCAAGCAGATGTGGTCATCACGAATCCGACCCACTTTGCAATCGCTTTAAAATATGATGATGAAAAGATGGACGCCCCCGTCGTTATTGCAAAGGGAGCCGACTTTGTCGCACAGAAAATCAAGCTGATTGCGAAAGAGCACAATATCGTCATGGTGGAAAATCGCCCTCTTGCAAGGGCGCTCTATGATGATGTGGAAATCGGAGGTCGTATTCCGGACCAGTTTTTCAAGACGGTCGCTGAAATATTGGCATATGTATATCGCATTCAACGGAAAATCTAA
- the fliM gene encoding flagellar motor switch protein FliM, translated as MPGDILSQHEIDALLSALSTGEMSAEEMKKEDETRKVKVYDFKRALRFSKDQIRSLTRIHENFARLLTTYFSAQLRTYIQINVASVDQIPFEEFIRSIPNMTLLNIFEVPPLEGNIIMEVNPNVAYSMLDRLMGGVGEGPGKVDNMTEIETKILTNLFERSFDNLREAWAGIIEIDPFLSEMEVNPQFLQMISPNETVVVISFNIVIGESSGMINICIPHVVLEPIVPNLSVRYWMQTNKKEPTPEQSIILEKRLKQATLPLTTELGKGSMSVEDFLYLQVGDVISLDRKIEDPLIVKVGDIPKFIAQPGHLRNRMAVQIIDILNGGDEDDE; from the coding sequence ATGCCGGGAGATATTTTATCCCAACATGAAATTGATGCTTTATTATCAGCATTATCGACAGGTGAAATGTCAGCGGAAGAGATGAAGAAGGAAGATGAGACCCGGAAGGTCAAAGTATATGATTTCAAGCGTGCCCTTCGCTTCTCGAAAGATCAGATCCGTAGCTTGACACGAATCCACGAGAATTTTGCAAGATTGTTGACGACTTATTTCTCTGCCCAATTGCGGACTTATATTCAAATAAATGTCGCTTCGGTCGATCAAATTCCTTTTGAGGAATTCATCCGATCCATTCCAAATATGACGTTGCTCAATATTTTCGAAGTGCCGCCACTTGAAGGAAATATCATTATGGAAGTCAATCCGAACGTCGCCTATTCCATGCTAGACCGATTGATGGGCGGGGTGGGAGAAGGACCTGGTAAAGTGGATAATATGACTGAAATCGAAACGAAGATATTGACCAACCTTTTCGAACGGTCATTCGATAATTTACGTGAAGCCTGGGCAGGCATCATTGAAATTGATCCGTTCCTATCTGAAATGGAAGTGAATCCACAATTCCTTCAAATGATTTCGCCGAATGAAACGGTTGTCGTCATTTCGTTTAATATCGTCATCGGAGAATCGAGCGGCATGATCAATATTTGCATTCCGCATGTCGTCCTCGAGCCAATCGTCCCGAATTTATCGGTCCGTTATTGGATGCAGACAAATAAGAAGGAACCGACGCCTGAACAAAGCATCATTTTGGAAAAACGGTTGAAGCAAGCGACCTTGCCGCTTACAACCGAATTAGGAAAAGGTTCCATGTCGGTAGAAGATTTCTTGTATCTTCAAGTCGGGGATGTCATTTCCCTTGATCGGAAAATTGAAGACCCCTTAATTGTAAAGGTGGGAGACATACCAAAATTCATAGCACAGCCCGGACATCTTCGAAACAGGATGGCTGTGCAAATAATTGATATATTGAACGGAGGGGATGAAGATGATGAGTGA
- a CDS encoding TIGR02530 family flagellar biosynthesis protein translates to MNKLNIHHVPSQPLIRHRQPLKTPPQPKQSFIEQLNKAIQPQELKISKHANDRLKERNIHISETEWAHITDKVNEAKVKGIKESLVLMDQAALIISAKNSTVITAMDRKEAKDQLFTNIDGTIVLS, encoded by the coding sequence ATGAATAAGTTAAACATCCACCACGTTCCATCGCAGCCACTCATCCGCCATAGACAACCATTGAAAACTCCGCCCCAGCCGAAACAGTCTTTTATTGAACAGCTGAACAAGGCAATCCAGCCACAAGAATTAAAAATCAGCAAACATGCAAATGACAGGCTGAAAGAGCGGAACATTCATATTTCAGAAACTGAATGGGCTCACATCACAGACAAGGTGAATGAAGCAAAAGTGAAGGGAATCAAAGAATCTCTTGTACTGATGGATCAAGCAGCACTCATCATCAGCGCAAAAAATTCCACCGTCATTACAGCGATGGACCGCAAGGAAGCGAAAGATCAATTATTCACAAACATCGACGGCACAATCGTGCTCAGCTAA
- the fliP gene encoding flagellar type III secretion system pore protein FliP (The bacterial flagellar biogenesis protein FliP forms a type III secretion system (T3SS)-type pore required for flagellar assembly.), which yields MNDFVQFFSDSNPTNVSTSIKMLLLLTVLSLAPAILILMTSFARIIIVLSFVRTALATQQMPPNQVIVGLALFLTFFVMAPTFQKVNETALSPLFAEEITLEEAYENASLPFKEFMSKHTRQKDLELFLRYNQAERPETLEDIPLTMLVPAFALSEIKTAFQMGFMIFIPFLVIDMIVASVLMSMGMMMLPPVMISLPFKILLFVLVDGWYLIVKSLLQSF from the coding sequence ATGAATGATTTCGTCCAGTTTTTTTCGGACAGCAACCCGACAAATGTATCGACATCCATCAAAATGCTTCTCCTTCTCACCGTCCTGTCACTTGCGCCGGCAATCCTTATTCTCATGACATCATTTGCCCGCATCATCATCGTTTTATCTTTTGTAAGAACTGCATTGGCAACGCAGCAAATGCCGCCAAACCAAGTCATTGTCGGACTCGCATTGTTTTTGACGTTCTTTGTCATGGCGCCGACTTTCCAGAAGGTGAATGAAACAGCTCTGTCGCCGCTTTTCGCTGAAGAGATTACGCTTGAGGAAGCTTATGAAAATGCTAGTCTACCGTTCAAAGAATTCATGAGCAAACATACTCGACAGAAGGATTTGGAATTATTCTTACGATACAATCAAGCGGAGCGTCCTGAAACGTTAGAAGACATACCATTGACAATGTTAGTACCGGCTTTCGCATTAAGTGAAATTAAGACAGCATTCCAAATGGGCTTCATGATTTTCATTCCCTTTCTAGTCATTGATATGATTGTTGCAAGTGTGCTCATGTCCATGGGGATGATGATGTTGCCGCCGGTCATGATTTCCTTGCCATTTAAGATTTTATTGTTTGTCCTTGTTGATGGATGGTATCTCATCGTCAAGTCTTTATTGCAAAGTTTCTAG
- the flgG gene encoding flagellar basal body rod protein FlgG yields the protein MLRSMYSGISGLRNFQTKLDVIGNNISNVNTYGFKKGRVIFKDLISQTVAGASAGSATRGGVNPKQVGLGSQIAAIDTMHTGGSTQFTGNTLDLAVAGDGFFIVSDGTATSFTNPTYTRAGNFYMDNDGYLVNADGKYLYGFAAGNGATDAGTAFPKADGFPAIVSNADGTKPAVPAGAAEKPIRIPTDAQSMSVSQNGTVTFVDSAGELKYAGQLVMGKFSNPGGLNKVGGNYFQESANSGTVFYSTATEQGMGKVESGFLEMSNVDLAEEFTEMIVAQRGFQANTRIITTSDEILQELVNLKR from the coding sequence ATGTTACGATCAATGTACTCAGGAATCTCAGGTCTACGGAACTTCCAAACGAAATTGGATGTTATCGGGAATAATATATCAAATGTTAATACTTATGGATTTAAGAAAGGTAGAGTTATATTCAAGGATTTGATCTCGCAGACAGTGGCGGGTGCTTCAGCTGGAAGTGCAACACGTGGAGGTGTCAATCCGAAACAAGTTGGGCTTGGTTCTCAAATTGCGGCAATTGACACTATGCATACTGGTGGTTCAACGCAGTTTACGGGAAATACACTTGATTTAGCGGTTGCTGGCGATGGGTTTTTTATAGTATCTGATGGTACAGCAACTAGCTTTACAAACCCAACCTACACACGCGCAGGGAACTTTTATATGGATAATGATGGCTATTTAGTCAATGCAGATGGAAAATACCTATATGGCTTTGCTGCTGGTAATGGTGCTACTGATGCAGGGACGGCATTTCCAAAGGCGGATGGTTTTCCAGCGATCGTCTCAAACGCTGATGGAACAAAACCTGCAGTACCTGCGGGCGCAGCAGAAAAACCTATTCGTATTCCAACAGATGCTCAAAGTATGTCAGTTTCTCAAAATGGAACGGTCACATTCGTAGACTCAGCAGGAGAATTGAAATACGCAGGACAGTTAGTGATGGGGAAATTCTCAAACCCTGGGGGATTGAATAAAGTGGGAGGGAATTACTTCCAAGAATCCGCTAACTCTGGTACAGTGTTTTATTCCACAGCTACTGAGCAAGGTATGGGAAAAGTGGAATCTGGCTTCCTAGAAATGTCCAACGTCGACCTAGCCGAGGAATTCACTGAAATGATCGTTGCACAGCGTGGTTTCCAAGCAAACACACGTATCATTACGACATCTGATGAAATCCTTCAAGAACTTGTCAATTTAAAACGATAA
- the fliQ gene encoding flagellar biosynthesis protein FliQ → MTGELIIAIAERSVWVILLTSGPLLIVALVSGLIVSIFQATTQIQEQTLAFVPKIIAVLVALVFFGPWMLARVTAFATDIFDNLVRYIG, encoded by the coding sequence ATGACAGGCGAATTAATTATAGCAATAGCCGAGCGGTCGGTTTGGGTCATTTTATTAACTTCCGGTCCTCTGTTAATTGTCGCATTGGTATCCGGGTTGATCGTCAGCATATTTCAGGCAACGACACAGATCCAGGAGCAGACATTGGCATTTGTTCCAAAAATCATTGCTGTCCTTGTAGCTCTCGTCTTTTTCGGACCTTGGATGTTAGCCAGGGTCACAGCATTCGCGACAGACATTTTCGATAATCTAGTCCGGTATATAGGGTGA
- a CDS encoding flagellar biosynthetic protein FliO: protein MLKHSFFFLLAISLLGVTPVETYADADSNDSVSDWYGTDEDGGQDITEVIDKDEPAADRSQDGAAVGLSWWDYTKTLLALLFVVGLLFALLKFINRKNRMFDQHRLMKNVGGLSLGQQKSIQLVVIGDSYYLIGVGDEVRLLKEITDPEEIRALESYFDEDEYQSPTGLVSKLLTMIPQNKGDATDDRDQPADFKKMFTSKLDELKAERKKHLNRLAEKESRKDE from the coding sequence ATGCTAAAGCATTCATTCTTTTTCTTGCTAGCCATCAGCCTTTTGGGTGTAACACCTGTCGAAACATATGCAGATGCCGATTCGAATGATTCGGTATCTGATTGGTACGGAACGGATGAAGACGGTGGCCAAGACATTACAGAAGTGATCGATAAAGACGAACCAGCTGCCGACCGCTCGCAAGACGGGGCAGCTGTCGGCTTGTCATGGTGGGATTATACGAAGACGCTATTAGCATTGCTTTTTGTAGTCGGTCTTCTTTTTGCTCTTTTGAAGTTCATTAACCGGAAGAATCGAATGTTCGACCAGCATCGATTGATGAAGAATGTAGGTGGACTCTCGTTAGGGCAACAGAAATCCATACAATTGGTCGTAATCGGTGATTCCTATTATCTTATTGGCGTAGGTGACGAAGTGAGGCTGTTGAAAGAGATTACCGATCCCGAAGAGATTCGAGCATTGGAAAGTTATTTCGACGAGGATGAGTATCAATCTCCAACAGGCTTGGTGAGTAAGTTGCTTACAATGATTCCTCAGAATAAAGGTGACGCAACAGATGATCGCGATCAACCGGCTGATTTCAAGAAAATGTTCACGTCGAAGCTTGATGAATTAAAAGCTGAGCGAAAAAAACATTTGAACCGATTGGCAGAAAAGGAGAGCAGAAAAGATGAATGA
- a CDS encoding flagellar FlbD family protein, which produces MIKVTRLNGKAFMLNALYIETIESFPDTTITLTTGTKYVVLDPIDEVNRRIIDFYQSVQLLSNPHIRGEEDEK; this is translated from the coding sequence ATGATCAAAGTTACACGCCTCAACGGCAAAGCGTTCATGTTGAACGCTCTATACATAGAAACGATCGAATCGTTTCCCGATACGACCATCACATTGACGACCGGCACCAAATACGTCGTCCTGGACCCAATCGACGAAGTCAATCGCCGTATCATTGATTTTTATCAATCGGTCCAACTACTATCGAATCCGCATATCCGGGGTGAAGAAGATGAAAAATAA
- the flgD gene encoding flagellar hook assembly protein FlgD: MVEGQKPITESMFLLNKQRDQRKTGPDTMGKDAFMKILIAQLQNQDPTNPMKDNEFIAQMAQFSSLEQTMNLASAFEKFAEAQNQSQLIQYNQFVGKNVRWHELTDKKDEAGKPIVNEGTGVIQSAKFVNGSVVFTMADGKELAPGNISEVLSGSGSTNSLVEASLLIGKTVGYMDGEEEKSGTVISVSNREGKLQYILDDGSRLDGNSFTSISQ, from the coding sequence ATGGTAGAGGGACAAAAACCGATTACCGAATCGATGTTTCTACTTAATAAACAGCGAGATCAACGGAAAACAGGGCCGGATACGATGGGCAAGGACGCTTTCATGAAAATCCTTATTGCGCAACTGCAAAACCAGGATCCGACGAACCCGATGAAAGATAACGAATTCATCGCGCAGATGGCACAGTTTTCGTCATTGGAACAAACGATGAACTTGGCAAGTGCATTCGAAAAGTTCGCCGAGGCACAAAACCAATCCCAATTGATTCAATACAACCAATTCGTCGGAAAGAATGTCCGCTGGCATGAATTGACCGATAAGAAAGACGAAGCGGGCAAACCGATTGTCAATGAAGGGACAGGCGTCATCCAATCAGCGAAATTTGTGAACGGATCTGTCGTCTTTACAATGGCAGACGGGAAGGAACTCGCACCCGGCAATATTTCAGAAGTGCTATCAGGTTCTGGAAGTACAAATAGTTTAGTAGAAGCCAGTCTTTTAATTGGGAAAACAGTCGGATATATGGACGGAGAAGAGGAAAAGTCAGGAACTGTCATATCTGTTTCAAATAGAGAAGGGAAACTTCAATATATTTTGGATGACGGCAGTAGACTCGACGGAAACTCATTCACTTCCATTAGCCAATAA
- the fliY gene encoding flagellar motor switch phosphatase FliY, producing MSDNVLSQEEIEALLRGEPIRAEETATSSSEHQDFDNQLSEMEKDALGEVGNISFGSSATALSSLLGQKVEITTPAISVVDRSMLETEFIHPYVAVQVEYTEGLNGTNLLVIKQSDAAIIADLMLGGDGMAPDEELNEIHLSAVQEAMNQMMGSAATSMSTVFNKKVDISPPSIDLMNMQSEVGTEKIPKDEMMIKVSFELKVGNLIDSNIMQLFPLQFGKNLVASLMGMGAEEEAAVSLETPARPTSPYEQPKRNEFPQDALSDFSSGQSASQQTEQPYYEQPYYEQPVPQQISQRPQRQQQPPVHVQQARFASFEGPSLNQAETNNLNMLLDIPLQVTVELGRTKRSVKEILEMSSGSIIELDKLAGEPVDILVNNRHIAKGEVVVIDENFGVRITDILSQTERLNNLR from the coding sequence ATGAGTGATAATGTGCTTTCTCAGGAAGAAATCGAAGCGTTGCTGCGCGGAGAACCGATTCGCGCGGAAGAAACGGCAACATCGTCCTCTGAACATCAGGATTTTGACAACCAATTAAGTGAAATGGAGAAAGACGCATTAGGGGAAGTCGGAAATATTTCCTTCGGCAGCTCTGCGACAGCCCTCTCTTCATTGCTCGGACAAAAAGTGGAAATTACGACACCCGCAATCTCTGTAGTCGATCGCAGTATGCTAGAAACCGAATTCATACATCCATATGTGGCAGTACAAGTGGAATATACGGAAGGTTTGAATGGGACAAATCTACTTGTCATTAAACAAAGTGACGCAGCGATCATTGCCGATCTCATGCTTGGCGGAGATGGGATGGCTCCAGATGAAGAACTGAACGAAATCCATTTGAGTGCTGTTCAAGAGGCGATGAACCAAATGATGGGCTCGGCCGCAACGTCGATGTCCACTGTTTTTAATAAGAAAGTGGATATTTCCCCACCATCGATTGACTTGATGAATATGCAAAGTGAAGTTGGAACTGAAAAGATTCCAAAGGATGAAATGATGATCAAAGTATCCTTCGAATTAAAAGTCGGAAATTTGATCGACTCCAATATTATGCAGCTATTTCCGCTCCAATTCGGAAAAAATCTAGTTGCATCGCTCATGGGCATGGGTGCAGAAGAGGAAGCTGCAGTTTCTTTGGAAACTCCCGCCAGACCTACTTCACCTTATGAGCAACCGAAACGTAATGAATTTCCACAAGATGCCCTTTCCGACTTCAGCAGTGGGCAAAGTGCGTCGCAACAGACAGAGCAACCCTATTATGAACAACCTTATTACGAACAGCCAGTTCCGCAACAAATATCACAAAGGCCACAAAGGCAGCAACAACCGCCTGTGCATGTTCAGCAAGCCCGCTTTGCAAGCTTTGAAGGGCCTTCGTTGAATCAAGCAGAAACGAATAATTTGAATATGTTGTTGGATATCCCTTTGCAAGTGACTGTGGAACTTGGAAGGACAAAGCGATCGGTGAAAGAAATCCTTGAAATGTCCAGTGGCTCCATCATAGAATTGGATAAGTTGGCGGGGGAACCGGTCGATATATTAGTGAATAACCGTCATATCGCCAAAGGGGAAGTCGTCGTCATCGATGAGAACTTCGGGGTGCGGATAACGGATATTTTAAGCCAAACAGAGAGATTAAATAATTTACGATAG
- the fliL gene encoding flagellar basal body-associated protein FliL, translating to MKNKALTIALIIVVTLTLVGIIGLILTLQLKGDSADTEPTIDEILEASVDVPEIMTNLSGRQFIRISLKIQTTNKKAAAELAKRDFQVQNIVIQELSEMTSKDFEGKAGKQAFEDSIKSQLNPLMQEGEIEKVYIVSYIIQ from the coding sequence ATGAAAAATAAAGCATTGACAATCGCATTAATCATTGTAGTAACCTTGACACTAGTCGGGATAATCGGCCTGATCCTCACCCTCCAATTAAAAGGGGATTCTGCGGATACAGAGCCGACGATTGATGAAATCCTTGAAGCGTCCGTCGACGTACCGGAAATCATGACAAATTTATCTGGCCGTCAATTTATACGCATTTCATTGAAAATCCAAACGACGAACAAGAAAGCCGCTGCAGAACTGGCGAAACGGGATTTCCAAGTTCAAAACATCGTCATCCAGGAGCTATCTGAGATGACCTCAAAAGACTTTGAAGGAAAAGCAGGGAAGCAGGCATTCGAAGATTCCATCAAATCACAATTGAATCCTCTCATGCAAGAGGGTGAGATTGAAAAAGTGTACATCGTGTCTTATATTATCCAATAA
- the fliR gene encoding flagellar biosynthetic protein FliR: MEELIPSLAAYLLILTRVTAFIVTVPLFSYRAIPTTQRIIFAALLSWMMVYTIDAPVLEIDGTYILLVIKEATTGLFIGIIAYIVMSAIQIAGGFIDFQMGFAIANVIDPQTGAQSPLLGQFFNALAILLLLTLNGHHMLLDGIFYSYRFIPIDMLWPAFGEERLIEFVIRTFATTFAIAFQMSVPIVATLFLVDLALGITARTVPQLNIFVVGFPIKIGVSFLVLVTMFTVMIAMMRKLFEVMMSAMRDLMIILGGG, from the coding sequence ATGGAAGAACTGATTCCTTCGTTAGCCGCCTACTTACTCATTTTAACAAGAGTGACCGCATTCATCGTAACTGTCCCTTTGTTTTCTTATCGGGCGATTCCAACGACGCAAAGGATCATCTTTGCCGCATTATTATCTTGGATGATGGTTTATACAATAGATGCCCCCGTCCTTGAAATCGATGGTACATACATACTCCTTGTCATCAAGGAAGCCACTACTGGCCTATTCATCGGAATTATTGCCTATATCGTCATGTCTGCCATTCAAATTGCAGGCGGCTTTATCGACTTCCAAATGGGCTTCGCCATTGCAAACGTCATCGATCCTCAAACTGGCGCCCAATCGCCATTGCTTGGTCAGTTTTTCAATGCGCTCGCCATTTTGCTTTTGCTGACGCTGAATGGCCATCATATGCTCCTGGACGGCATCTTCTACAGTTATCGCTTTATTCCGATAGACATGCTTTGGCCAGCATTCGGTGAAGAACGGCTAATCGAATTCGTCATAAGAACATTTGCTACGACGTTCGCTATCGCCTTTCAAATGTCTGTACCGATCGTCGCCACTTTATTTCTCGTCGACTTGGCTTTGGGAATAACGGCGAGGACGGTTCCTCAACTGAATATATTCGTTGTCGGTTTCCCAATTAAAATTGGAGTCAGTTTTCTTGTACTTGTGACGATGTTCACGGTCATGATTGCGATGATGCGCAAACTGTTTGAAGTGATGATGTCGGCGATGAGGGATTTGATGATCATCTTGGGAGGTGGCTGA
- a CDS encoding flagellar hook-length control protein FliK has product MNIGALPTMVGMKQISASNPQKGGTATSKFGAVFAGISTRDVEPKRSVDGELPIELIPNVFNASTMEELEKAIQAIPGSDNIELSTSVEALGNKGDLEDFAKLLSINPESILDRLKQLLEKAGMTKAETEELTMASDMWSLLNMIDEAGIRFFDHLNEALQNPASRNEATQLLSILKAVDLLTSKVDMVISMEQKADSFRNMLTSAAGQFEQGILAIGKQEQLPFIQQKTDFRIVLETNSGTSTNAESSGQKHADTTSHASSAHVAATTVRGEVPVQQAESNQTNRSESLLKEMQALMKRANFGQVGGSNRMLIKLYPEHLGQIRIELLETNGIMTARILASTAFAKGLLDSQLHQLKHAFNQQNLQVDRIDVAQTLQESHRNEREQSFNEQFKREQQSDDNKQNKSTDEEQSFDEYMIELEV; this is encoded by the coding sequence GTGAACATCGGTGCATTGCCAACGATGGTTGGCATGAAACAAATTTCAGCTAGTAATCCGCAAAAAGGCGGCACGGCAACTTCGAAATTCGGCGCAGTGTTCGCCGGTATTTCCACGCGGGATGTAGAACCGAAGCGTTCGGTTGACGGAGAACTCCCGATCGAATTGATTCCAAATGTATTCAATGCGTCAACCATGGAAGAGTTGGAGAAAGCGATACAAGCGATTCCAGGTAGCGACAATATCGAGTTGTCTACTAGTGTCGAAGCATTGGGGAACAAAGGAGACTTGGAGGATTTTGCAAAGCTGTTGTCGATCAATCCGGAATCAATTCTCGACAGGCTAAAACAATTGTTAGAGAAAGCCGGTATGACAAAAGCTGAAACAGAGGAACTTACCATGGCCTCTGACATGTGGTCATTACTAAACATGATCGACGAAGCGGGAATTCGATTTTTTGATCATCTGAATGAAGCTCTTCAAAATCCGGCTTCTAGGAATGAAGCTACCCAGCTCCTATCGATTTTAAAAGCGGTAGACTTGCTTACGTCAAAAGTTGACATGGTCATTTCGATGGAGCAGAAGGCCGACAGTTTCCGCAATATGCTTACAAGTGCTGCTGGACAATTCGAGCAGGGAATACTGGCGATAGGAAAACAGGAGCAGCTGCCATTCATCCAACAAAAAACAGACTTCAGAATCGTTCTTGAAACGAATTCTGGAACTTCAACGAATGCTGAAAGCTCAGGACAGAAACATGCCGATACAACATCGCATGCGAGTTCAGCGCACGTAGCTGCTACAACAGTTAGAGGCGAAGTGCCAGTACAGCAAGCCGAGTCGAATCAAACGAATCGAAGCGAGTCTTTATTGAAGGAAATGCAAGCGCTCATGAAAAGGGCCAATTTCGGACAAGTAGGCGGATCCAATCGGATGCTTATCAAACTATATCCCGAACATCTTGGCCAAATCCGTATCGAACTGCTTGAAACAAACGGAATCATGACAGCGAGAATCCTTGCATCGACGGCATTTGCAAAAGGACTGCTTGACAGCCAGCTGCATCAACTGAAACACGCATTCAATCAACAGAACTTACAAGTCGACCGCATTGACGTTGCCCAGACTCTCCAAGAATCACATAGGAACGAACGTGAACAATCTTTTAATGAACAGTTCAAGCGTGAGCAACAGTCAGACGATAACAAGCAAAACAAATCAACTGATGAAGAACAATCTTTCGATGAATATATGATCGAACTGGAGGTGTAG